From Acidothermus cellulolyticus 11B, a single genomic window includes:
- the flgN gene encoding flagellar export chaperone FlgN, protein MSQLAELSELLWRERQALDVLLFKLEEERLVLDAGRLEWLARAGHEVELAAEELRLAGLARAVGAEAVVEELRLAPTATLAEIAAAAPTPWGEMFAAHREAMLRLSARIDELAEANRRAVEAARDAAVREARTATGELIW, encoded by the coding sequence ATGTCACAACTTGCCGAGCTGTCTGAGCTCCTCTGGCGGGAACGACAGGCACTCGACGTGCTGCTCTTCAAGCTTGAGGAGGAGCGGCTCGTGCTCGACGCCGGACGACTGGAATGGTTGGCCCGCGCCGGCCACGAGGTTGAGCTTGCTGCTGAAGAGCTTCGTCTCGCCGGACTCGCCCGGGCGGTTGGTGCCGAGGCTGTTGTCGAGGAGCTCCGGCTTGCGCCCACCGCAACCCTTGCGGAGATTGCCGCTGCGGCACCGACGCCATGGGGAGAGATGTTCGCCGCTCATCGGGAAGCGATGCTGCGGCTCTCCGCACGCATCGACGAGCTCGCCGAGGCGAATCGGCGGGCGGTGGAGGCTGCCCGGGACGCCGCGGTTCGCGAGGCACGGACGGCGACCGGGGAGTTGATCTGGTGA
- a CDS encoding DUF47 domain-containing protein: MRFRLTPEGPAFFDMFATSAATLVRGIQAASRIFLPDADRSAVADEVRRIEHEADEITHGILRRLNSTFVTPFDRDDIYRLAGRLDDVMDFVEAGTDLIVLYRLSELPQEIAEQVHVLERAAAITADAMPRLRTRKGLDAYWIEVNRLENEADQLHRRLLAKLFDGHLDALTVLKLKEVSDQFESAADAFENVANTVETIVVKET; the protein is encoded by the coding sequence GTGCGATTCCGCCTGACCCCGGAGGGTCCTGCCTTCTTCGACATGTTTGCGACCTCGGCCGCCACGCTCGTGCGCGGGATTCAGGCAGCAAGCCGGATTTTCCTCCCGGACGCCGACCGGTCGGCGGTTGCGGACGAGGTGCGCCGTATCGAGCATGAAGCGGACGAAATTACCCACGGCATTTTGCGCCGGCTCAACTCAACATTTGTAACCCCGTTTGATCGCGACGACATTTACCGGCTCGCCGGCCGGCTCGACGACGTCATGGACTTTGTCGAGGCCGGCACCGACCTCATCGTCTTGTACCGGTTGAGCGAGCTGCCGCAAGAGATCGCCGAGCAGGTCCACGTCTTGGAGCGGGCAGCCGCCATTACGGCGGACGCGATGCCCCGGCTCCGCACCCGCAAGGGACTGGACGCGTACTGGATCGAGGTGAACCGGTTGGAAAACGAGGCTGATCAGTTGCATCGCCGGCTGCTGGCCAAGCTCTTCGACGGCCACCTCGACGCGTTGACCGTACTCAAGCTCAAGGAGGTCTCCGACCAGTTCGAGTCGGCCGCGGACGCCTTCGAAAATGTGGCGAACACGGTCGAGACGATCGTGGTCAAGGAGACCTGA
- a CDS encoding inorganic phosphate transporter, with the protein MTTAAIILIVVVALAFDFTNGFHDAANAIATSISTRALTPRVALGMSAILNLIGAAVSTRVAGTVGKGIVAAPQGSRGLALVFAAVIGAIAWNLLTWYFGLPSSSSHALIGGLVGAAVVTKAGFNAVHWSGVIDKVVIPMVISPLVGVAAAFVLMLVILWVFQRAKPGPMNKGFRYLQTLSAAAMSYSHGTQDAQKTMGVITLALVTGGYIHSFRVPAWVIFSAAAAMAAGTYAGGWRIIRTLGRRIIQLDPPRGFAAEATSSAVLLTAAHFGAPVSTTHVITSAVMGAGATRRISAVRWGVAANIVLAWIFTIPGAAVTAALVHLAVMPIAG; encoded by the coding sequence ATGACCACGGCCGCAATCATCCTCATCGTCGTGGTCGCCTTGGCATTTGATTTCACCAACGGCTTTCATGACGCCGCCAACGCGATCGCGACGTCAATCTCCACCCGGGCGCTGACGCCGCGAGTCGCCCTTGGCATGTCGGCGATCCTGAATTTGATCGGAGCTGCGGTGTCAACCCGGGTCGCGGGTACCGTCGGTAAGGGCATCGTCGCTGCTCCCCAGGGCAGCCGCGGTCTTGCGCTCGTGTTCGCAGCGGTCATCGGTGCCATCGCGTGGAATCTCCTCACCTGGTACTTCGGCCTGCCGTCGTCCTCGTCACACGCGCTCATCGGCGGGCTGGTAGGTGCCGCCGTCGTCACGAAGGCGGGGTTCAACGCCGTCCACTGGTCAGGGGTCATCGACAAAGTCGTGATTCCGATGGTGATTTCACCATTGGTCGGCGTGGCGGCGGCATTTGTTCTGATGCTCGTCATTCTGTGGGTTTTTCAACGCGCCAAGCCCGGTCCGATGAACAAGGGCTTCCGGTATTTGCAGACGTTGTCCGCGGCGGCCATGTCCTATTCACACGGCACCCAGGATGCGCAGAAGACTATGGGTGTCATCACGCTGGCGCTGGTGACCGGAGGCTACATTCACAGTTTCCGCGTACCGGCGTGGGTCATCTTCTCAGCCGCAGCCGCGATGGCGGCCGGCACGTACGCCGGGGGGTGGCGCATCATCCGAACGCTCGGGCGCCGGATCATCCAGCTCGACCCGCCCCGGGGTTTCGCCGCTGAAGCGACCTCATCTGCTGTCCTTCTTACGGCGGCACATTTCGGCGCGCCGGTCTCGACGACGCACGTCATCACCTCCGCAGTTATGGGGGCGGGTGCGACGCGGCGGATATCGGCCGTCCGTTGGGGTGTCGCGGCCAACATTGTGTTGGCGTGGATTTTCACCATTCCCGGTGCCGCGGTGACCGCCGCGCTGGTTCATCTCGCGGTGATGCCGATCGCCGGCTGA